The Pseudodesulfovibrio cashew genomic sequence TTGGCCACGCCCCACTTGCCCGCCTGGCGAGCAGGAGCGGCCACGGAGCCATCGGTGGGATGGAAGACCGGCTCCCACACCTGGTTGTACACGGTGGACCAGGGCTTGCCGTCCACGGCGATGGTGTAGTCGTACGGGCTGGTGCGGACCTGGGCGGCGACCCGCTTGCCTTCGGCGTCGAAGGTCGGAGTCCAGACGTTGAGGAATTTCTCCTCCCACGTCTTGCCGTCCACGACGACGGAGTAAACGCCTTTCTTGAACCCTTCGACGTCCGCCTGGTCCAGGGACACGACCTGGGCCACGCCAGCGCTGTGCGCGCCGTCACTGGTGATCGTGTACTGGTTGACGTTCTCGTAGAGTTCTTCCCACGGCTCGCCGTTGATGGCCACAGCGTACTGTTCCATGGACTTGTACATGGTGGCGATGACCGAGCCGTCCTTGCTGAATTTGGTCTGCCAGACGTAGTCGGTGGTCTCGCCCACAAGCTCACCGTCCACGGCCAGCGCCCATTCCATGTCCTGCTGACACAGTGCGGTCAGTCGGCCATCGGGCGAAAATCGCGGGAACCAGATTTTTTCGAAAGTGTTTTCCCAGACCGTATCGTTGGTGCGGATGGAAAATTCACCCTCGTCCACCTGAACGATCGCGGCCAGCGTTTCACCGTCGTCCGAGACGTACGGTTCTTCCTGCCAGCCATGCCCTTGCATAGGGGAAAGGGATTCGACGACCGTTTTCTGGCCGACCTCCCAGTCCCAGTTGGATTTCAAACCCATAACACCCCCTTGGGTTGCGTGTTCGCCATTTTGGCGAACTGTTCGTCATCACGGACGCATTACCGCCAGGACGAGACGAAACTCCGCGAGCGGGCGAGGCTTGGGCCGACCGCTTGGTCGGTTCGACCGATGCCTTGGATTCGCACCCGCGTCACGTTGATTCCGCTCCGCCTGGATTGGCGGCATGGACACCCATGGCCTTGAGGCTCATTGCCGAAGCAGGAAAAAACGTCCCGGCGGATCATCCGGGCCGACACTCATCGCGCATT encodes the following:
- the tmcD gene encoding electron transfer complex subunit TmcD — its product is MGLKSNWDWEVGQKTVVESLSPMQGHGWQEEPYVSDDGETLAAIVQVDEGEFSIRTNDTVWENTFEKIWFPRFSPDGRLTALCQQDMEWALAVDGELVGETTDYVWQTKFSKDGSVIATMYKSMEQYAVAINGEPWEELYENVNQYTITSDGAHSAGVAQVVSLDQADVEGFKKGVYSVVVDGKTWEEKFLNVWTPTFDAEGKRVAAQVRTSPYDYTIAVDGKPWSTVYNQVWEPVFHPTDGSVAAPARQAGKWGVAKDGQMLWEPRYLQCLELQYSADGSKLWAVVATSYGQFTACCNNAPWGETWDVAYDLVVSPDGKRAGLLVNKDNADFRIVIDGTAWQGVYDMAWPVVFSDDSKNVAAMVEKGGRYKILVNGKPFERDFDHAWPPIFSEDGTKILIRAIENNSYVRIVADVAQF